The following coding sequences are from one Pigmentibacter sp. JX0631 window:
- a CDS encoding 3-oxoacyl-[acyl-carrier-protein] synthase III C-terminal domain-containing protein, with product MNYHSVILCQFDLLNLKTPIDQKLLNFYKAKIFAKNYCSKEKVTDPQKIEQIYKDVFEKFSKYAISEDRIQKMQNVMLDTNPENFITEDNYYPELFPNLAESPLGIDIYARSLLFNRIALNVLNQFYPDDLKKPDDIIHVTNTGYLSPGPVQTFVDQKQWFNTCVTHSYQMGCYGAFPAVRMASGFLFSSWNGFQYAKKKLHIDIVHTEVFSLHTNVDEITPENIINMTLFGDGFVKYSAYESKEFENLNTTGLKILTNYEEVFPNSSENLYWIPNKHHFYFYLSKNVPHVIKNNILNFVINLCDQIGINFLENKNNFIYAVHPGGPKIVQYVQEMLELTDDQMQLSRKTFFNHGNVSSSTIPIAWKDIVEDNAIPKGQKIITIGFGPGITASGLIFEKV from the coding sequence ATGAATTATCATAGTGTTATATTATGTCAATTTGATTTATTAAACTTAAAAACTCCTATAGATCAGAAATTATTGAATTTTTATAAGGCAAAAATATTTGCAAAAAATTATTGTAGCAAAGAAAAAGTAACAGACCCTCAAAAAATTGAACAAATTTACAAAGATGTATTTGAAAAGTTTTCAAAATATGCAATTTCAGAGGATCGTATTCAAAAAATGCAAAATGTTATGTTAGATACTAATCCTGAAAATTTTATTACTGAAGATAATTATTACCCAGAATTATTTCCAAATTTAGCTGAAAGTCCACTAGGAATTGATATTTATGCTAGATCGTTATTATTTAATAGAATAGCCTTAAATGTATTAAATCAATTTTATCCAGATGACTTAAAAAAACCTGATGATATAATCCATGTTACTAATACTGGTTACTTATCCCCAGGTCCTGTGCAAACATTTGTAGATCAAAAACAATGGTTCAATACTTGCGTTACCCACTCCTATCAAATGGGTTGTTATGGAGCATTTCCAGCTGTACGTATGGCGAGCGGATTTTTATTTTCTTCTTGGAATGGTTTTCAATACGCTAAGAAAAAATTACATATTGATATTGTGCATACTGAAGTATTTTCTTTACATACTAATGTGGACGAAATAACCCCAGAAAATATTATCAATATGACGCTATTTGGAGATGGATTTGTAAAATATTCCGCCTATGAAAGTAAAGAATTTGAAAATTTAAATACGACTGGATTAAAAATTTTAACAAATTATGAAGAGGTATTTCCAAATTCAAGTGAAAATTTATATTGGATACCAAATAAACATCACTTTTACTTTTATCTTTCAAAAAATGTTCCACATGTAATTAAGAATAATATTCTTAATTTTGTAATAAATTTATGCGATCAAATTGGTATAAATTTTTTAGAAAATAAAAACAACTTTATTTATGCAGTACATCCTGGTGGTCCCAAAATTGTTCAGTATGTGCAAGAAATGCTAGAATTAACTGATGATCAAATGCAATTGTCACGCAAAACATTTTTCAATCATGGGAATGTAAGCTCTTCAACGATTCCAATTGCATGGAAAGATATCGTGGAAGA